A genomic window from Nocardioides jiangxiensis includes:
- a CDS encoding NAD-dependent epimerase/dehydratase family protein: MTAIDPSAPVLVTGGSGYVASWIVRYLLEDGRTVRATVRNPDKATGLEHLHALSEAHPGRLTLHRADLLDEGSYAEAMTGCELVIHTASPFLVGKVKDAYADLVEPALEGTKNVLASVDATPSVKRVVLTSSVVAIYGDAVEMRGKQTFTEADWNTTSSLEHQPYSFSKTVAERAAWERQAAQDRWDLVTIHPGLVLGPSLTKVSVSGSMTTMAMFTDHSQTFGTARLWLGVVDVRDVARAHIAAGFTPAAHGRYLTNSESIRMLTISRILRAKFGYRPSFPLFEAPKAGAWLVAPFIGQTRAFIAKNVGYPLAFDASRTTRELGVTFRPAAESVEAHFQQMIDDGITRG; the protein is encoded by the coding sequence ATGACTGCCATCGACCCGTCCGCCCCCGTCCTCGTCACGGGCGGCAGCGGCTACGTCGCGAGCTGGATCGTCCGCTACCTGCTGGAGGACGGCCGCACCGTCCGGGCGACCGTCCGCAACCCTGACAAGGCGACCGGGCTCGAGCACCTCCATGCGCTCAGCGAGGCCCACCCCGGCCGGCTCACGCTGCACCGGGCCGACCTCCTCGACGAGGGCAGCTACGCCGAGGCGATGACGGGCTGCGAGCTGGTCATCCACACGGCGTCGCCGTTCCTCGTCGGCAAGGTCAAGGACGCGTACGCCGACCTCGTCGAGCCGGCCCTGGAGGGCACCAAGAACGTACTGGCCAGTGTCGACGCGACGCCGTCGGTGAAGCGCGTCGTGCTCACCAGCAGCGTCGTGGCGATCTACGGCGACGCGGTCGAGATGCGCGGCAAGCAGACCTTCACCGAGGCCGACTGGAACACCACGAGCAGCCTCGAGCACCAGCCGTACTCCTTCTCCAAGACCGTCGCCGAGCGCGCGGCGTGGGAGCGCCAGGCGGCCCAGGACCGCTGGGACCTGGTCACGATCCACCCCGGCCTCGTGCTCGGGCCGTCACTGACCAAGGTCAGCGTCTCGGGCTCGATGACGACGATGGCGATGTTCACCGACCACAGCCAGACCTTCGGCACCGCCCGGCTCTGGCTGGGCGTCGTCGACGTGCGCGACGTCGCGCGCGCCCACATCGCCGCCGGCTTCACGCCCGCCGCCCACGGTCGCTACCTCACCAACTCCGAGTCGATCCGGATGCTGACGATCAGCCGGATCCTGCGGGCGAAGTTCGGCTACCGGCCGTCGTTCCCGCTCTTCGAGGCGCCCAAGGCCGGCGCCTGGCTGGTCGCTCCGTTCATCGGCCAGACCCGCGCCTTCATCGCGAAGAACGTCGGCTACCCGCTCGCCTTCGATGCCAGCCGCACGACGCGCGAGCTCGGCGTCACCTTCCGTCCGGCCGCGGAGTCGGTCGAGGCGCACTTCCAGCAGATGATCGACGACGGCATCACGCGCGGCTGA
- a CDS encoding hydroxymethylglutaryl-CoA reductase, which yields MSRASVRPGGAMLAVVTDLRIPRDRTDDYSAEAIGARQDLLAAATGTDQPHMRHYSLDPQSLPGNIENFVGVAQVPVGLAGPLLVNGEHAQGEFLVPLATTEGTLVASYSRGMKLFREAGGITATVLDDKMQRAPVFSFDSAREARAFGEWLTEHFDEIAAAAEATTTTGKLLEIQQFSVSKLLYTRFNYSTGDAAGQNMTGKATFAACAWIKLNYPGELHFVLEGQFATDKKTSVVNMLHTRGKRVVAEATLPAALVERHLNVSTDKLFAARLKGQLGSIMSVTNNNGNHSANGITAIFIATGQDVANVAESSALYGFTELLPNGDLYVSVTLPSLIIATYGGGTGLATQREGLEIMGCYGAGKARKLAEIIAATVLAGELSLGAAVVAEEWVQAHDDLGRNRP from the coding sequence GTGTCCCGGGCATCGGTCCGTCCCGGAGGTGCGATGCTCGCGGTCGTGACCGACCTCCGGATTCCCCGCGACCGCACCGACGACTACTCCGCCGAGGCGATCGGCGCGCGCCAGGACCTCCTCGCGGCCGCGACGGGCACCGACCAGCCGCACATGCGGCACTACTCGCTCGACCCGCAGTCGCTGCCCGGCAACATCGAGAACTTCGTCGGCGTCGCGCAGGTGCCGGTGGGGCTCGCCGGCCCGCTGCTGGTCAACGGCGAGCACGCGCAGGGCGAGTTCCTCGTGCCGCTGGCCACGACGGAGGGCACGCTGGTCGCGTCGTACAGCCGGGGCATGAAGCTCTTCCGTGAGGCCGGCGGCATCACCGCGACCGTCCTCGACGACAAGATGCAGCGCGCTCCGGTCTTCTCCTTCGACTCCGCGCGCGAGGCGCGGGCGTTCGGTGAGTGGCTGACCGAGCACTTCGACGAGATCGCCGCCGCCGCGGAGGCGACGACGACGACCGGCAAGCTGCTGGAGATCCAGCAGTTCTCGGTGTCGAAGCTGCTCTACACCCGGTTCAACTACTCCACGGGCGACGCGGCGGGGCAGAACATGACCGGCAAGGCGACCTTCGCCGCCTGCGCCTGGATCAAGCTCAACTACCCCGGAGAGCTGCACTTCGTGCTCGAGGGGCAGTTCGCCACCGACAAGAAGACGTCGGTCGTCAACATGCTCCACACCCGCGGCAAGCGGGTCGTGGCCGAGGCGACGCTGCCCGCTGCGCTGGTCGAGAGGCACCTCAACGTGTCGACCGACAAGCTCTTCGCGGCCCGCCTCAAGGGCCAGCTGGGCTCGATCATGTCGGTCACCAACAACAACGGGAACCACTCCGCCAACGGCATCACGGCGATCTTCATCGCCACCGGGCAGGACGTGGCCAACGTCGCGGAGTCCTCCGCGCTCTACGGCTTCACCGAGCTCCTCCCGAACGGCGACCTCTACGTCTCCGTCACCCTGCCGTCGCTGATCATCGCGACGTACGGCGGAGGCACGGGACTCGCCACCCAGCGGGAGGGCCTCGAGATCATGGGCTGCTACGGCGCCGGCAAGGCCCGCAAGCTCGCGGAGATCATCGCTGCGACCGTGCTCGCCGGCGAGCTGTCGCTCGGCGCGGCCGTCGTCGCCGAGGAGTGGGTGCAGGCCCACGACGACCTGGGGCGCAACCGGCCGTGA
- the ychF gene encoding redox-regulated ATPase YchF, translated as MSLTIGIVGLPNAGKSTLFNALTKNNVLAANYPFATIEPNVGVVGVPDPRLAELAKIYGSQKLLPATVEFVDIAGIVRGASQGEGLGNKFLAHIREAAAICQVTRVFRDEDVTHVDGKVDPGSDIETIQTELILADIETVDRAVVRLEKEAKKNKDLAANLEAALEAKAALEAGTPVIATKIDRTLLRELSLLTAKPFIYVFNCDTDELADEDLKAKMRDLVAPAEAIFLDAKIESELIEMEDDEALEMLNDLGIEESGLDQLARVGFDTLGLQTYLTAGPKEVRAWEIKKGATAPEAAGAIHTDFQKGFIKGEVIAFDDLIAAGSVAKARELGKVRIEGKDYVMQDGDVCEWRFNV; from the coding sequence GTGTCCCTCACTATCGGAATCGTCGGTCTCCCCAACGCGGGCAAGTCGACGCTCTTCAACGCGCTGACCAAGAACAACGTGCTCGCGGCGAACTACCCGTTCGCGACGATCGAGCCGAACGTCGGCGTCGTGGGCGTCCCCGACCCCCGCCTGGCCGAGCTGGCCAAGATCTACGGCTCGCAGAAGCTGCTGCCGGCGACGGTGGAGTTCGTCGACATCGCCGGCATCGTCCGGGGTGCGTCGCAGGGTGAGGGCCTGGGCAACAAGTTCCTCGCGCACATCCGCGAGGCCGCCGCGATCTGCCAGGTGACCCGCGTCTTCCGTGACGAGGACGTCACCCACGTCGACGGCAAGGTCGACCCGGGCTCGGACATCGAGACCATCCAGACCGAGCTGATCCTCGCCGACATCGAGACGGTCGACCGTGCCGTCGTCCGCCTCGAGAAGGAGGCGAAGAAGAACAAGGACCTCGCCGCCAACCTCGAGGCCGCGCTGGAGGCGAAGGCTGCCCTCGAGGCCGGCACGCCGGTCATCGCCACGAAGATCGACCGCACGCTGCTGCGCGAGCTGTCGCTGCTGACCGCGAAGCCGTTCATCTACGTCTTCAACTGCGACACCGACGAGCTGGCCGACGAGGACCTCAAGGCGAAGATGCGCGACCTCGTCGCGCCCGCCGAGGCGATCTTCCTCGACGCCAAGATCGAGTCCGAGCTCATCGAGATGGAGGACGACGAGGCCCTCGAGATGCTCAACGACCTCGGCATCGAGGAGTCGGGCCTCGACCAGCTCGCCCGCGTCGGCTTCGACACGCTCGGCCTGCAGACCTACCTCACCGCCGGCCCGAAGGAGGTGCGCGCCTGGGAGATCAAGAAGGGCGCCACCGCCCCCGAGGCCGCCGGTGCGATCCACACCGACTTCCAGAAGGGCTTCATCAAGGGCGAGGTCATCGCCTTCGACGACCTGATCGCCGCTGGTTCCGTCGCCAAGGCCCGCGAGCTCGGCAAGGTGCGCATCGAGGGCAAGGACTACGTCATGCAGGACGGCGACGTCTGCGAGTGGCGCTTCAACGTCTGA
- a CDS encoding DUF1905 domain-containing protein: MEWEFEGEVIEWRGPSPYFFVAIPLDESDELREAGRELVYWGQVPVRARIGETEFRTATFPYGEQYALPLRVAIRRAEALEVGDLVRVSLRLGSR; encoded by the coding sequence GTGGAGTGGGAGTTCGAGGGCGAGGTCATCGAGTGGCGCGGGCCGTCGCCGTACTTCTTCGTGGCGATCCCGCTCGACGAGAGTGACGAGCTGCGGGAGGCCGGGCGGGAGCTCGTCTACTGGGGCCAGGTGCCGGTCCGGGCGCGCATCGGCGAGACCGAGTTCCGCACCGCGACCTTCCCGTACGGCGAGCAGTACGCGCTGCCGCTGCGTGTGGCGATCCGGCGGGCAGAGGCACTCGAGGTGGGTGACCTCGTGCGGGTGTCGCTCCGGTTGGGGAGCCGCTGA
- a CDS encoding dihydrofolate reductase family protein, with the protein MAVRVDLNISLDGFATTTDQTPEKPFGDDWPRLTGAYVATRTFRERVLGDTSGSGTTGVDDRYAATYFEEIGAEVMGAGMFGLHTFPDDPDWRGWWGDEPPFRCPVFVLTHTPRESISFANGTVFHFVSASPQQALALATEAAGGKDVRVGGGATVAREFLAAGLVDRLHVAIAPILLGRGIRLWDDLRGLESGYEVTAETAESGTVHLTFSR; encoded by the coding sequence ATGGCAGTCCGCGTCGACCTCAACATCTCCCTGGACGGGTTCGCCACGACGACCGACCAGACCCCGGAGAAGCCCTTCGGCGACGACTGGCCCCGCCTGACCGGCGCCTACGTCGCCACACGGACCTTCCGTGAGCGGGTCCTGGGCGACACCTCGGGGTCGGGCACCACCGGCGTCGACGACCGCTATGCCGCGACGTACTTCGAGGAGATCGGCGCGGAGGTCATGGGCGCCGGCATGTTCGGCCTGCACACCTTCCCCGACGACCCCGACTGGCGGGGCTGGTGGGGTGACGAGCCGCCGTTCCGCTGCCCGGTCTTCGTGCTGACGCACACTCCGCGGGAGTCGATCAGCTTCGCCAACGGCACGGTCTTCCACTTCGTCAGCGCGTCGCCGCAGCAGGCGCTGGCGCTGGCCACCGAGGCGGCCGGCGGCAAGGACGTGCGTGTCGGCGGCGGCGCGACGGTGGCCCGCGAGTTCCTGGCAGCGGGCCTGGTCGACCGGCTGCACGTGGCGATCGCACCGATCCTCCTGGGCCGCGGCATCCGTCTCTGGGACGACCTGCGCGGCCTGGAGTCGGGCTACGAGGTGACCGCCGAGACCGCCGAGAGCGGCACCGTCCACCTCACCTTCAGCCGCTAG
- a CDS encoding TfoX/Sxy family protein, with protein MAYDEVLADRIRDVVAGTPDVSEKKMFGGLAFLVGGTMAVAASGQGGLMLRCSPEESDALVARGAERVVMRGREMANWLRVVEAVDLDEDTFGDWVETGLAFARSQPPK; from the coding sequence ATGGCGTACGACGAGGTGCTGGCGGACCGGATCCGCGACGTGGTCGCGGGGACTCCGGACGTGTCGGAGAAGAAGATGTTCGGCGGTCTGGCGTTCCTCGTCGGGGGCACCATGGCGGTCGCCGCCAGTGGCCAGGGCGGGCTCATGCTGCGCTGCTCGCCGGAGGAGAGCGACGCCCTCGTCGCCCGCGGCGCCGAGCGCGTCGTCATGCGCGGCCGCGAGATGGCCAACTGGCTCCGCGTGGTCGAGGCCGTCGACCTGGACGAGGACACGTTCGGAGACTGGGTCGAGACCGGCCTGGCGTTCGCCCGGTCCCAGCCGCCGAAGTAG
- a CDS encoding SRPBCC family protein has translation MTRNDVPELSAAIEIAAPVDDVWRLVSDVIRMPEWSPQVTSVRLRSGFDEVALGAEFTNRNTLGNGLDWTTHATITAYDAPREVAFRIEENWVTWRFVLEPSEVGTLLHQQREAPDGISDLSQQLTDGFMGGTEQFSETMRAGMAETLERIKAAAEKS, from the coding sequence GTGACCCGCAACGACGTTCCCGAGCTGTCCGCCGCGATCGAGATCGCCGCACCCGTCGACGATGTCTGGCGGCTCGTCAGCGATGTGATCCGCATGCCGGAGTGGAGCCCTCAGGTCACCTCCGTCCGGCTCCGCAGCGGGTTCGACGAGGTCGCGCTCGGAGCAGAGTTCACCAACCGCAACACGCTGGGCAACGGCCTCGACTGGACGACCCACGCCACCATCACGGCGTACGACGCGCCGCGCGAGGTCGCCTTCCGGATCGAGGAGAACTGGGTGACCTGGCGCTTCGTGCTCGAGCCGTCGGAGGTCGGCACCCTCCTGCACCAGCAGCGCGAGGCCCCGGACGGGATCTCCGACCTCTCGCAGCAGCTGACCGACGGCTTCATGGGTGGCACCGAGCAGTTCAGCGAGACCATGCGCGCCGGCATGGCCGAGACCCTCGAGCGGATCAAGGCAGCAGCCGAGAAGTCCTGA
- a CDS encoding methyltransferase family protein: MPVVPPPVIALGFAGVQRLLAPKEDAGTARKLAASVLAAGSVALAGAAAQRFRAAQTTVHPLHPERATTLVTDGPYRRTRNPMYVGMAGALAAHALGRGGLATWLPVAAFVVTIDELQVQPEERAMERNFGAEWDDYALRTKRWL; the protein is encoded by the coding sequence ATGCCCGTCGTGCCCCCTCCGGTCATCGCCCTCGGCTTCGCCGGCGTCCAGCGCCTCCTCGCCCCGAAGGAGGACGCCGGAACGGCGCGCAAGCTCGCGGCCTCCGTGCTCGCGGCCGGCAGCGTGGCGCTGGCCGGCGCCGCGGCGCAGCGGTTCCGTGCGGCGCAGACGACGGTCCACCCGCTGCACCCGGAGCGGGCGACGACCCTGGTGACCGACGGCCCCTACCGGCGCACCCGCAACCCGATGTACGTCGGCATGGCCGGTGCCCTCGCGGCGCACGCGCTCGGCAGGGGCGGGCTGGCCACCTGGCTGCCGGTGGCGGCGTTCGTGGTGACGATCGACGAGCTCCAGGTCCAGCCCGAGGAGCGTGCGATGGAGCGCAACTTCGGCGCGGAGTGGGACGACTACGCGCTCCGCACCAAGCGTTGGCTCTGA
- a CDS encoding alkaline phosphatase, whose amino-acid sequence MHVPFRIASASLALVAGTTGAGLAAVGSADAATPRPHNVIYLLGDGMGRTHVTAGRERFYGAHGKLNMEKLPVVGQVSTYSVEKNSGQPGSADFAPNLVTDSASAATAWSSGVKTYNAALGVDAKGAVKATLMEAAHQAGLATGNVSTAEVTDATPAGQMSHALARGCQGPAYSAAACQDTTITGTALPTSDVRVTPIADQIARNNTADVILGGGLARFDAADEDALKASGYSVLGSPASQTVATKSDLAGATGSKVFGLFNKGNMTIEKFKQDNPASVQAEEPTVADMTRKAIDLLQAKSAATGGKGFFLQVEGALIDKRSHANDAAQTLEEIKAFDDAVKAAYDFAKADGNTTVIVTADHECAGFNIIEKGTFTNAEATTPPANADGGNTANSSLLARPTGGSKDATRSTGILNAPGATNANNFAPATFRTPDDAAGVTDGSAAASLWLTYLSGNHTGADVPIFAYGPGSKAIAAEIDNTDLFPIMAKAAGLKVKP is encoded by the coding sequence ATGCACGTCCCGTTCCGCATCGCCTCGGCCTCGCTCGCGCTCGTCGCGGGAACCACGGGCGCCGGCCTCGCCGCCGTGGGCAGCGCCGACGCGGCCACGCCGCGTCCGCACAACGTGATCTACCTGCTGGGTGACGGCATGGGCCGCACCCACGTGACCGCAGGCCGCGAGCGCTTCTACGGCGCCCACGGCAAGCTGAACATGGAGAAGCTCCCGGTCGTCGGCCAGGTGTCGACGTACTCGGTCGAGAAGAACTCGGGCCAGCCCGGCTCCGCCGACTTCGCGCCCAACCTCGTGACCGACTCGGCATCGGCCGCCACCGCCTGGTCCTCGGGCGTGAAGACCTACAACGCCGCGCTCGGCGTCGATGCCAAGGGCGCCGTGAAGGCCACCCTGATGGAGGCCGCGCACCAGGCCGGGCTCGCCACCGGCAACGTCTCCACCGCGGAGGTCACCGACGCCACGCCGGCCGGCCAGATGAGCCACGCCCTCGCCCGCGGCTGCCAGGGACCGGCGTACTCCGCGGCGGCGTGCCAGGACACCACGATCACCGGCACCGCGCTGCCCACCAGCGACGTACGGGTGACCCCGATCGCCGACCAGATCGCGCGCAACAACACCGCCGACGTCATCCTCGGTGGCGGCCTGGCCCGCTTCGACGCAGCGGACGAGGATGCGCTGAAGGCGTCGGGCTACTCCGTCCTCGGGTCGCCGGCGTCGCAGACCGTCGCGACGAAGTCGGACCTGGCCGGCGCGACGGGGAGCAAGGTGTTCGGCCTGTTCAACAAGGGCAACATGACCATCGAGAAGTTCAAGCAGGACAACCCGGCCTCGGTCCAGGCCGAGGAGCCGACCGTCGCCGACATGACCCGCAAGGCGATCGACCTGCTGCAGGCGAAGAGTGCCGCCACCGGCGGCAAGGGCTTCTTCCTGCAGGTCGAGGGCGCACTGATCGACAAGCGCTCGCACGCCAACGACGCCGCGCAGACCCTCGAGGAGATCAAGGCGTTCGACGACGCGGTCAAGGCGGCGTACGACTTCGCGAAGGCGGACGGCAACACCACCGTGATCGTCACCGCCGACCACGAGTGCGCCGGCTTCAACATCATCGAGAAGGGCACCTTCACCAACGCCGAGGCGACCACCCCGCCGGCCAACGCCGACGGCGGCAACACCGCCAACAGCTCACTGCTGGCCCGCCCGACCGGCGGCTCGAAGGACGCCACGCGCTCGACCGGGATCCTCAACGCCCCCGGCGCGACCAACGCCAACAACTTCGCCCCCGCCACCTTCCGCACGCCGGACGACGCGGCCGGAGTCACCGACGGGTCGGCGGCCGCGAGCCTGTGGCTGACCTACCTCTCGGGCAACCACACCGGCGCGGACGTGCCGATCTTCGCCTACGGCCCCGGCAGCAAGGCGATCGCGGCTGAGATCGACAACACCGACCTCTTCCCGATCATGGCCAAGGCGGCCGGCCTGAAGGTCAAGCCCTGA
- the mshB gene encoding N-acetyl-1-D-myo-inositol-2-amino-2-deoxy-alpha-D-glucopyranoside deacetylase — protein MSLVPADMRLLLVHAHPDDETIQNGATMARYVAEGRQVTLVTCTAGELGEVLVPELAHIAADRDDTLGEHRREELAAAMAILGVTDHRFLGGFGAFRDSGMKWHEKGYAIAADETDDRAFANADLTQAADELVKVIREVRPQVLVTYDEFGNYGHPDHIQAHRVAMYAAQLAAVPSYKRDLGEPHDIAKIYWCAMSEARMRESLRALRASGDTETFAGMDPEGDMGPFTTPDAWLAAAIDGGEFGEKKIDAMKAHRTQIDPDGPFFAMGGSVGTAFWSTEFYRLAKGEQGPVGADGFETDLFAGL, from the coding sequence ATGAGCCTCGTGCCCGCTGACATGCGCCTCCTGCTGGTCCACGCCCACCCCGACGACGAGACGATCCAGAACGGCGCGACCATGGCGCGCTACGTCGCCGAGGGTCGCCAGGTCACGCTCGTGACCTGCACCGCCGGTGAGCTCGGAGAAGTGCTGGTGCCGGAGCTGGCGCACATCGCCGCCGACCGGGACGACACCCTCGGCGAGCACCGCCGCGAGGAGCTCGCCGCCGCGATGGCGATCCTCGGAGTCACCGACCACAGGTTCCTCGGTGGCTTCGGCGCGTTCCGCGACTCCGGCATGAAGTGGCACGAGAAGGGCTACGCGATCGCGGCCGACGAGACCGACGACCGGGCCTTCGCCAACGCCGACCTCACGCAGGCGGCCGACGAGCTGGTGAAGGTGATCCGCGAGGTGCGTCCGCAGGTGCTGGTCACCTACGACGAGTTCGGCAACTACGGCCACCCCGACCACATCCAGGCCCACCGCGTGGCGATGTACGCCGCCCAGCTCGCCGCGGTGCCGTCGTACAAGCGCGACCTGGGCGAGCCCCACGACATCGCCAAGATCTACTGGTGTGCGATGAGCGAGGCGCGCATGCGGGAGAGCCTCCGGGCGCTGCGGGCCAGCGGCGACACCGAGACGTTCGCGGGCATGGATCCCGAGGGAGACATGGGGCCGTTCACCACACCCGATGCCTGGCTCGCCGCGGCGATCGACGGCGGGGAGTTCGGTGAGAAGAAGATCGACGCGATGAAGGCGCACCGCACCCAGATCGACCCCGACGGGCCGTTCTTCGCGATGGGCGGCTCCGTCGGCACGGCGTTCTGGAGCACGGAGTTCTACCGCCTCGCCAAGGGCGAGCAGGGCCCCGTGGGCGCTGACGGCTTCGAGACCGATCTCTTCGCGGGTCTCTGA
- a CDS encoding VanW family protein: MGRRLGGGAVVLSVLLVGLLAGGLYAVAWAFAADRLPRGTTVAGVPLGGLAPAAARDRLEKEFAGHDRVAVTVAGATETFTAAQLGLHFDAAATVEEAGGGRSLDPRRLWDYYAGADEVAPVVEVDESALDQVVDGLEERHGRAPGEGAVRFVGGRAKAVPARVGLGLDRDATRAAIEAAYVAGEGATLPLTDVQPTIGDEEVTAALAEFARPAMSAPVTLVFDTQEVRLRPAQFAPALALVPKDGALVPQVDATRLKAAVDARLGDAGTPVDATVRLVHGVPRVVPGKPGVGYDPKDVTGPFLDVLTKSGAERRLAVQATVAKPQVTTAEARKWGIREKVSTFTTYYPHTDYRNINIPRALSLIDGTVLAPGETFSLNDTVGERTKANGFVEGYVIDGGEITTALGGGVSQVATTTFNAAFFAGLKDVQHKPHSLYFDRYPVGREATVAWPYVDLKFQNDTPYGILIETHVQKSTPSSSGVVTVSMWSTKFWDISATTSGRYNVVEPGSRVSKAPDCEPQEPNTGFDIDVYRHFRRNGEEVRVEKMHTHYDSADKVTCTSP; encoded by the coding sequence ATGGGTCGCCGGCTCGGCGGCGGCGCTGTCGTCCTCTCGGTCCTCCTGGTGGGCCTGCTCGCCGGCGGTCTCTACGCGGTCGCGTGGGCCTTCGCAGCCGACCGCCTGCCGCGCGGCACGACAGTCGCGGGAGTGCCGCTCGGCGGCCTCGCGCCCGCGGCCGCCCGGGACAGGCTCGAGAAGGAGTTCGCCGGTCACGACCGCGTCGCGGTGACCGTGGCCGGCGCGACCGAGACCTTCACCGCCGCGCAGCTGGGCCTCCACTTCGACGCCGCCGCGACGGTCGAGGAGGCCGGGGGTGGGCGCTCGCTCGACCCGCGCCGGCTGTGGGACTACTACGCGGGTGCGGACGAGGTCGCCCCGGTGGTGGAGGTCGACGAGTCGGCGCTCGACCAGGTCGTGGACGGGCTCGAGGAGCGCCACGGCCGTGCGCCGGGCGAGGGGGCGGTCCGCTTCGTCGGCGGCCGGGCGAAGGCCGTCCCGGCCCGGGTCGGCCTCGGCCTCGACCGGGACGCGACCCGTGCGGCGATCGAGGCGGCGTACGTCGCGGGGGAGGGCGCGACCCTCCCGCTGACCGACGTGCAGCCCACGATCGGCGACGAGGAGGTCACAGCTGCCCTCGCCGAGTTCGCCAGGCCCGCGATGAGCGCACCGGTCACGCTGGTCTTCGACACGCAGGAGGTGCGGCTCCGTCCGGCGCAGTTCGCGCCGGCACTCGCCCTGGTCCCCAAGGACGGCGCGCTGGTCCCCCAGGTCGACGCGACGCGCCTGAAGGCGGCCGTCGACGCGCGGCTCGGGGACGCCGGCACGCCGGTCGACGCCACGGTGCGGCTGGTCCACGGGGTGCCGAGGGTGGTTCCCGGCAAGCCGGGGGTGGGCTACGACCCGAAGGACGTGACAGGCCCGTTCCTCGACGTGCTCACGAAGTCCGGCGCCGAGCGGCGGCTGGCGGTGCAGGCCACCGTGGCGAAGCCGCAGGTCACGACGGCCGAGGCACGGAAGTGGGGGATCCGGGAGAAGGTCTCGACCTTCACCACCTACTACCCGCACACCGACTACCGCAACATCAACATCCCGCGCGCGCTGAGCCTCATCGACGGCACCGTCCTGGCCCCCGGCGAGACGTTCTCGCTCAACGACACGGTCGGCGAGCGCACGAAGGCGAACGGCTTCGTCGAGGGCTACGTCATCGACGGCGGCGAGATCACCACCGCGCTCGGTGGCGGCGTCTCGCAGGTGGCGACGACGACCTTCAACGCGGCCTTCTTCGCCGGGCTGAAGGACGTGCAGCACAAGCCGCACAGCCTCTACTTCGACCGCTACCCGGTGGGGCGCGAGGCGACCGTCGCCTGGCCGTACGTCGACCTGAAGTTCCAGAACGACACGCCCTACGGGATCTTGATCGAGACCCACGTGCAGAAGTCCACCCCGTCGAGCTCCGGCGTCGTCACGGTCAGCATGTGGTCGACGAAGTTCTGGGACATCAGCGCCACCACGAGCGGCCGCTACAACGTCGTCGAGCCCGGCTCGCGCGTGTCGAAGGCGCCCGACTGTGAGCCCCAGGAGCCCAACACCGGCTTCGACATCGACGTCTACCGGCACTTTCGCCGCAACGGCGAGGAGGTGCGGGTCGAGAAGATGCACACGCACTACGACTCGGCGGACAAGGTGACCTGCACGTCGCCCTGA